CTACCTTCGCCTCTGGCTCCgagaaaaccccaaataaaggGGTTTAGCAGCAAGGACACCTCTTCGCGCTCACGCCGGCCAGGGCGTGGGGGTAAGATCCGAGCGCCGCCACCCCTGCAAAAGACCGGAGGCAGCTCGGTCCCGCTCCCCGATCCAGCCAACGCGGGCGGCCGGCTGTCACCTGGCCGCACTGCACCCGCCAAGTTAATGGAGCCGGGAAGCAGCGCAGAGACGCCCCTCGGGCGCCTCCTCGGGGCGCAGGCAGGGCACGGAGTCCCAGCTCCTTCACCCACCCTGACTCGCCTCTGAAGATTCTGTCCCTTTCCCCAACGAAGCATCACAGACACTTTCTTCCGTCTTTGTGCCCAGCTCAGCCCAAACCTCAGAACTGAAGCTCTGAGGCCCCGGGCCAAAGGCCACCCcagaaaccactcactcttccCGCGAAGCCCGCACGGACACTGCTGGGCTCCGGCCCTGGGGAACCTCACAAGTCACGAGGCACGAACCCGGCTGTGGacggccctccctcccccaaacggGATCCAGCCGTGTTTTGGGCAACTTGAGCCGCATTTGAACGAGTGGTCTTGTCCAGCCGGCACCAGGTCATCACCACGCCCCTCGCACCCAGGTCCTACCCCGCGGCGCAGGCAACGTCctggtgtacacacacactcacactcacacaagcACACCCTGTCAAACAAAGCCCCGGAGAACTCCTACCTCGCCCCCGTGTCCGTCGAAGATCCCGAAGATGGACGGGTGCGACTTGTTGGCCAGGTCCGTGAGAACTTCGAGGCGGTCCTCCACGTGGTCTCTCCGGCCCTGGATGGAATACCCCGCCACGTTGTGGCTCTTGAACTCCCAGGTCTTGGAGAACTCCGCCTCCAGCACGTCGAGGCCCCCGAGCCGCTCGTTCTGCACCATCTCGGCCACCTTGCCCTTGACCATCTTCACGCCGTCCCGGCTGGACTTGACGATGGTCTTCACCTCGTCCGTGTGGAAGAAGTAACTCCACAGCGCCAAGCTGATGCACAGCAGGAAGAACGTCTCGGGTCTCAGCAAGAAGTAGCGCATGAGGCGACCCAGCAGAGACAACAAAGTCATTGTATCCTCGCTAGAGCCCGACCACCAGCACGCGCGCGCCCCGAAGGCTCGCCGGTCCGGAGCGCGGGGGGACGGCCCgcgggaggggcagcaggaggctgcGGAGCCGGGCGGGGGGCGGACGCCGGCGGCTCGGCGCGGCCCGGAGAGCACAGGCAGCCTCCATTTTGTCTCCCGGCCTCGCGGCCCGAGGCCCGCGCCTTGCGCACcggcgcccgcgcccgccgcACGCGCCGCCGCCCCTTTCTGCGCCCCTTTGTTAGGCGGCAGTGGCAGCGGCAGCGGCGCCCGGGCTGGGCGGCGGCAGTCAAGCGAAAGTTGCGCCGGGCAGCTCGGCCGCGGCGGGCAGGAGAGTCCAGGGGCGCCGGCGCGCGCGCGGCCCCTCCGCGGGCCCCTCGCCGCTCGCGGAGCGGTCAGCAGGTGAGGCGGCGCGGGTCGCGAGAGCCGGCGGGGAGCGAGGCGAGTCCCCTCGGCCGCCGCTGTAAGGGAGCGCTGAGCCGCGAGCCCGCCGACCCCTTCAGACGCCGGTCCCCCGAGAAAAAAAGTTTTGCGGGAGCCTGGGCAGAGGCGGGTTCCGCGGAGCCCGGCGACGCAGCACGATGGACCCGGAGCCGCAGGCGGCCGGCGGCTCTGCGTGCTTCTCCCGGCAGCTCGCGCTCCGCTCGGCTTGACTCGGCTCGGCGTCGCCcgcgctcgccccgcccccgcgctcgCCACGCCCCGcgcgctcgccccgccccgcgcgcgaTCGCCCCGCCCCCGGAGCCGGGACTCGAGGCCCCGGGGCTCCGGGCGAGCTGTCAGAGGCCAGGGAGCCTCGGCGGGGGCTGGCGCACACGCAGCCCCGAGCGGCCCAGCGAAGCGAGGGCGAGGCGAGGGGCGCGTCCACGACCGAGCTCGAGCGGACGCTGGTTCCTCCTCCCGCGCGGGCTCCCGGGACAACACGACACTGACCCTGGTCGTCGTCACGCTCCTTGCCCGGGAGCCGCGGCCGCCGGCTGGAAAGCAGAAGCCCGGGCGTGAGCGCCCCCCTCCGGCAGGCCGCGCGGTAGCGCCGTCCCCGCGTCGCCCGCATAAGGCAAGCGAGAAGGGACGCACGTCTGCCGCCTCGCAAAGCGGGGCGGAGCGGGCCGGCCGCTGGGGTTCGGTGGCGGGGGCCTGCCCGGATCCCCCGAGGCGAGGAGGATCGGGGCCTCGCAGCCTCCTCGCGAGGGGCCAAGACCCTCTGGAGGAGGACAGCAAGTGAGGACTGGGGCGCCTGGAGGTCGCTCAGATTCTCGCCCCCGGAGGGCGAGGAGGGGCTGCCTCTGCGAGCTGCCACCCGCGAGCAGGGGACTCCGGCACGGAGGCTCCCCTGGGCGCTGCCGTTCCCCGGAGGGACAGGGAGCCTCCCAGCGTGGCCGGcgcggccagtcttcctcagcaaaaagaggaggattggcggcagatgttagctcagggccaaccttcctcaaaaacaaacaaataaataaataaactacatGAGATATCAACACTTTATTGTAAAATAGGCTTCGTGTAAGATGTTTTGCCCAAGTGTAGGCTAACGTaggtgttctgagcacatttaaggtaggctaggatAAGCTaagatgttcagtaggttagatgtattaaatgcattttcgacttacgatattttcaactttCAATGCGTTTATCGGGATGTAACCCCACTGTAAGTCAGGGAAGATCTGTAGTTCGTTTgtgtgaaaatcaataaaatgatttttcaagCAGACCCTATAGGCAtcttctttctgctgagaaattcatgTACTTtacatagtaatttttaaaaggcctaaatatgctttttttaatattttactctgAATCTTACTATGTTTGATTAATAAAAAACACCTTCCTCTAGTGACAAACTAATATTTGCATATTCCTTGAGGTTGTAAAGTCTTTTCATGTGTATTGACTTCCAGCCTCCTAACAATCCTATGAGGAGAATAAAGGAGCTTTTATCACTTTattaatatgaagaaaatgaggcacaaagaTGTTAAATGAATATCACAATTCAGCAAATAACAAGTTGGAAACTCAAGCTCAGTTCTGACCACCGATTCAGTACTCTAACATCCACTGATTGCCCGGGGATGCTGAGATGATTAgtctaatttttgtatttctctaataacaTTTCAGTAGATCTCTGTTACAGAAATCTCAGAAAGAATACACGGGGTCCTATTCCACAATTCTGGCGTCAGCCTTTGGGACCAGCACTGCTCTATAAATATTGACCGCATCCACTAAAAACTCTTGTGGGGCAGAAGACAAGTGTAGGTAAGCTCCGTCTCTATGTAAAGCCTAAAAGATCTGTTGCTAGAGTAAAATACTGTCTGAATTtcacagggaagaaagaagtgCCATGGGATGTACATTATGCACACATTTTACCATTACAAGCGACGTGGTAATGAATAAAGAGCTAATTGCAATCCTAAGTTTTCATGAGATATAATAATAAGGACAAAAGAGTCACCAGGTAATTATCATTTTCAATTACGCAACTTATGTTAGCCTTCCAAGtatacaaagaacataaaatatagcTTTTAGAAGTAATATATTCTCAGAAAAACTTTCAGAGTTGTAGCTCTTaggtttaagaaatctttaagacacagtttaataaaaaataaatctattttccaGTATGATGTTGTCCCATGAtgtcctcctttctttttgtttttgccacttattacaaagttataaaacTCAAATGTAAGGTGCCTTATCGTCTGAGCCTCTGAATGTAATAAAAATCCcctgaattaaattttaaatgaacctTTCATACATACAGAAATTCTCTGCACATTTTTCAATCTCTCAATTATCAGTGTGTTAGTGTTCTTATATTGTTCCTGCTATCTGCACGTAAATATGCGTTGAGTATCGAGTAGGACTCGTACTAATATTCTCTCAGTATATGCTTATGTATGTAAACCTTTGAAACTCTACATACAGAAGAGCACATGGAAGTGTTGGGAAGCGCAGCGACCGTGAGTGCTGCACCCACCAACCGCCACCTGACCTAGAAACTGCACTGTGACCAAGATCCTTGTCCCGGCCCAGGAGCTCTTGCCCTatcccacctccctgcctgcccACCACAGGTACCACTATCCcgaattttgtgttttatcatcCCCTCcccttgtctttttaaaaataacttcatcaCATATCTCTGTATCCCTAACTagtatgtttttcagttttgcttcattttgagCTTATAAAAATGGTGTCTTACTGTAGATAGTTCTCTGGTCCGTatattttcactcaatattatgtttctaGATCCTTCCATGTGGTTACACATAGTTCTatcattttctatcatttctatCACTTCTATCTAACATTCCACTCGGTGACTGTTCTATAATTTATGTATTCATCTTCTTTCTGTGGATGTTTGAGTTTgtagttttttgctattatggtcaatgatttcataaattaattttgtattctctctTGGTGCATGCCTGCAAGAGTTTCTCTAGTATATACACCTGGGAGTAAAATTACTGGATAGTAGGGCATTCcaggccccttctctccacaggcACAGACCTTCGAAACCACTGCCGGGGTGGTCTGTGGAATAAGCTCCCAGCACTGAAGAGCTATCAGTGCCCTCCTGTGTGATTTTTGTAGTATCTTAAATCATTTGTAAAACCATAGACATTAgagaatattttatacaaaaaaattaaattacaaaattatgaGTTCATCATTGTATACAGGAGCTATTATAGTGCTCACTTGTTAGCGTTGGACCAGTTCTTACATAAACGACCCACTGTAAATTCCTTCACTGCAAATTACCTGTCCCCTAAGTACTCATATTCTTTCTTTACTGAATTCAGGAGAGGAACCAGCCTCACGAACAAGTGGTCATACTGTAGGAGAGGCTGCTCTCCTGTAGAGGCAAAAAAGGGGAGTCAGTGAAGGGGATTCAAAGGCAGCGGCTGCCGAGCACGTTCCTCCCTTCAGGGTCGCTGATGCTGAAAAGGCACCTGTGTGAGTGCCACAGGGCAGGCTGCAGTCAGTCATGCTGTCTAGCTGCATCTTGCCTTCAGACCATGGTTCTGTCCTGTTCTGTTCTCCCCAGGTCTAGCCTAAACGTTACAGTCTGGTCCAGCAGTTCTCCTGGGGTTTGAGGGCCCGCCCTCTGGTTGCTGAGTTAATAAAGAGCTGGCACTCCACTGGGACTAGCCTGATGCTGGTGACGGCAATTAGAGAGGCACCCAAAATGGGGAGGCAGAGGAGTCAGAGCTACAGGTCCAGCTGTGTCTAGGGGACATTTAAAGAGCCACAGCCAAACTATACGTGATGCCTATGGCACTCAATGAAAACCTCAGTGGCTGTTTTTCTGAGGTACTAAAGGTACTACATAGAAACACAGACTTTTGAAACTCAAGTGATAAACagctttaaaattaaatgactcaCCACAGAAAGACCACTATTGTCTTTGTTTGTGAATGTGTCTCCACTAGCACAGTCAATGCCAAATAATGCACAGATGCCTCCAGCAAACACTTCCTCAACatcctaaataaagaaagaacacaaaatgaTACTCGCAAGTAATACAAATCAGGGCATGGTAACTAAAAAGTAACTGCAGAATAAATACATTGTTCATAAATAAACATGGCAGAATCTCACCATGAATTCTACAAAGAATGAATTAGCTACAACCACTGCAACACCGCCAATCAACCACAGCAAAACACCTTAAACAGGGCCCCTCTTTAAACCACATCTCAGTCGACAAGAAACTCAGAGATACGGCCTCATGACTTGGAGGATCTGCAGCACTGACAGAACACAGAGCCTCACAGTTCTAAAGCGATTTCTATTGAATTAAAAAGCATGTACTATATGTGCTGCCATAGTCCAATGAGATGTGTATGGCAAAGGCTTACACGGAAAACCTGCAAAGGAAGTTTTGAaaacaaggagaatggagcccatTGTACTTAAAATAATCAATTTCTCACAGGTGTAAGCAGTTAAGAAAACACAGGAACTCTAAGAACAAAGCATTGGTGCCTCTAagctttctgctttttgtcctttTATACTAACAGTTCATTCTGAACAGCTGTGAATGAGCTGCGACTGACTGTGAAGGagcaagtgtgtgtgtctgtctgtaacGGTTACACAGCTGTACAGATCGCCTAGCTTCTGGCCCATGAAACAGCAGTGCCAGCACTAACCCCTCCAGCctgcccctgttgcccatctcaGAAAACAGCAATGCTGCCCAAGATCGAGACTGCCTATTTATGTTCCAGGAGACACAAAAGTTATGGCCACCAAAAATTTCTGAACGTCAAGATTTTGCTTAGACAACTAAATTTCTCCAGGAATACAGAGCTGAACTGGGAAAGGCTGAGAGTAGAAGACAATCACACACACTTGGTACTCCTGCCAAGGCCTAACCCCGTGGACAAGAGAAGGCCAGGACAGACTCAGAGCCAATTCAAGCATTCAAGCCCTAAGCCGAAGTTCATCTTCCAGACCAGATCTCAAAAGGCTTTCAATCTTCAGAGAGATTCCAGCACCAATGGGACCTGTCAAGGGGCTGGTTCTACGAATACAAAACTCTAGGGTTAAAAACAACTTTCACATCCACCATATTTCAGAAAGTAAATCCACTAAACAATGTGGGAAATTATGTGTGAATTTATTACTCTCACTTACCTTTGAGAACCACAGTTCCACTGTCCTAAAAACCTATTATACTCTTTGTAATGATAGCTCTTAAGGGCTGAATCTTGTGTTCTGAGTCTCAGGGACCAAACTGTCCCTTCTCCTTAACCTCGGCCATTGAGGAAATACAGCTAACTCACAAATAGTGGTGTGGAATGTGTTCTTATCATCTGCTGATTTAACCTTTACCAAAGTGCTCCATCAGACCTGTAGCACagctaattaaaaagaaagaagccaggaaaaCATGTTCAATAGAAGTGATTTCCCCATGGGGTTCAGGATACCAAGAAGGTAGATGTATTTCACGGACATCAGAGAAATTTTGGACCTCACAGCAATGACTGTACTTGCCTCCATCATGTCGGCATGCATGCGAACGAGCCTCTGCACTCGCACTTTCTTTCCTGTCCTGGTGTTATAGATGGTGTCACCCTTCTTCAACTCTCCTTGATAATTGCGAACATAAGTTAACTGTCCAAAACGACCTGCCTAGAAGTCAAGATTGGGTAAgggtagaaagaaatgaaaaagaaacaaaaaaatcaaaattaggaGTGATGTCagtatcatggcagagtgagctgttcccattgtgtctcccctctaagttacagccAGTAGGAGATCGAATGACAAACAAAAggtgcacagcacaccagaaacCCTGAGAGATCCAGACATATAAAcacctgaaggtgggtggactggacctctgggaggcagtggaactagggaaGCAGCCCCGGTGTCCTCCTCTAGTATTGGCAACTCCAACACCAGCCCTCCCAGCAGCAAGGGTGCATCTAAAATGCAGATACCCCTTGTGGTGGTGTCCTGACCTGAAGTTTCAAAAAGCACAGTGGCActggagaccagaggctgcacgAGCAGCAACAGCAGTTTTGgctcagcccctgcccctctcccagcagTGGCACTTGTGACTTaacccctctcctttcccctgcaGTGGCGGGTGGCACCTGCaacctgaggctccaggagtcACAGCAGTACCTGTCACCCATCCTCTAGTGGCAGCACTCCTGACACCAGCCctaccagcagcaggggctgcacacGAGACCCCAGACCTCAGTCACTGGCAGTAACACCTGTGAACTGAGTGCCTCTGGTAGTAGTACTGCCAGCATCCCCAGataacctgggagcagcagcacaggtggtgcacgGGGCAGCAGCACCCGAGCCCGTGGAGAGCCCACAGAGAGCTAGTGGAGGAACACGAGACCCAGCAGAGGtgcttgcagcctggtgaccccagtggcaacACCCACGACTGTGgggacatcataagcagcaacctcgcaggcacaagcagcacaagagAGCACTGACGATGcctctagcagaggcagtggagggtggaaagtgcaggctctgaaATGCAACCAGAAGCacctcagaatcaaagtaaccaaagccgtGCCCAAACAAGAAAGGTGGGTACCACCATGAATGCACTGGCAGGGGATGAACTCATCACCCACCATGAGGAAGCACAGCAACacacagaacagaaggaaaacaacaacccTCCAGAGACCAAACTGGAAGTCAcggaagattgtgatctaactgacagagttcaaaatagctgtcatgaagaaactcactgagttacaagaaaactcagaaacacagttcaatgagctcaggaataaaatcaacaGAAGGAGCACtccaccaaagagactgaaactaaaaaccccccagaaattctggagataaagaacacaattaatgagatgaaaaaaactagaaagcattggaaatagagcagaccatatggaagaagGGATTCGCAAGCTTGAAGACagatctagaaatgattcaggtggaagaggagaaagaactaagattttttaaaaatgaagaaaatggagaaatatccaactcaggaaaagcaacataaggacaatgggtatcccagaaggggaagagtgggagaaaggagcagagagcttattcaaagaaataacagctgagaacttcccaaaactgaggaacgaactggatatacaagtccaTAAAGCTAATAGAACCCCTacttatctcaatgcaaaaagaccttcttcaaggcactTTACATTAAAACTgccaaaagtcaacaacaaaggaggaatattaagagcagccagagaaaataGCATACGAAGGAACCcacatcaggctatcagcagatttctcagcagaaactctacaggccaggacagagtggaatgatatattcaaaatattgaaagataaaaactgtcagccaagaataccctgtCCTGAcagcaagacaataatagtaggggacttcaacaccccacttacacaatggacagatcatccagacagaaggtcaACAAGGAACAGTAGCCTTAAACAAAATGctaggccagatggacttcatggatgtatacagaacattccatctcaaagcagcagaatatacattgtTCTCAAGGGCAcaaagaacattctcaaagacggACCATACATTGGGAagcaaaacaagcctcaataaatttaagacacCTGACatcatatcaggcatcttttctgatcacaatgctatgaaactagaaatgaactacaataagaaagctgaaaaagtcacaaatatgtgtagactaaacatgtactgaacaactattggatcaatgaacaaataaaaggagaagtcaaaaaatacctggaaacaaaagaaaatgaaaacacaacatagcaaagcttatgggatgcagaaaagtgGTACCAGGAGGGAACTaaatagcaatacaggcctacctcaagcaacaagaaaaatctcaaataaacaatctaacactatacctaaaagaactagaaaaagaagaacaaacaaaacccaaagtcagttgaaggagggaaataataaaaatcagagtggaaataaatgaaatagagactaaaaagacaatagaaaggatcaatgacactgagagctgattctttgaaaagataaacaaaattgacaaacccttagccagactaagaaaaaaagagagaaggctcatgggctggcctggtggtgtagtggttaagtttacgagCTATGCTTTAGGGGCCCATGGTTCGCaggtttggaacctgggcacagacctacacactgctcatcaagccatgctgtggtggcaactaacatacaaaatagaggaagattggcacagatgttagctcagggccaatttccccaacaaaaaaattacaaagagagagaaggcacaaataaataaaatcagttttaaatattttatttaaatatatatttaaatgaaagaggagaaattacagcagataccaaagaaatacaaaggattataagaataCCATCAAGAGCTATGCACCATGATATACATGATATACATTATACATGATATACACTAACAAACTGGATAAcatataagaaatggataaattcttagactcttacaacttcccaaagctgaatcaaggagaaatagagaatctgaatagaccaatcacaaataaagagattgaagaaGTAATGAAGAACCtcccacaaaacaaaacttcaggaCCACagggcttctctggtgaattcaaccaaacattcaaagaagacttaagacctatccttctcaaagtcttccaaaaagatgaagaggacgggatgcttcctaactcattttacaaggccaatattaccctgaaaccaaaaccagacaagggcaacacaaaaaaggaaattacagg
This portion of the Equus caballus isolate H_3958 breed thoroughbred unplaced genomic scaffold, TB-T2T haplotype2-0000778, whole genome shotgun sequence genome encodes:
- the LOC111767475 gene encoding elongation factor G, mitochondrial-like, whose amino-acid sequence is MNSKRDSSHPFVGLAFKLEAGRFGQLTYVRNYQGELKKGDTIYNTRTGKKVRVQRLVRMHADMMEDVEEVFAGGICALFGIDCASGDTFTNKDNSGLSVESSLSYSMTTCS